Part of the Sorghum bicolor cultivar BTx623 chromosome 1, Sorghum_bicolor_NCBIv3, whole genome shotgun sequence genome, aatatataaaaacactaatatgtatgatgcatatgtaataagtattattagatttatcatGGAATATTTGTTTCAAAATAAACATATCTGGATATACAAATGTTGATACTATTTTCTATAAACCTAATCAAACTTTAATTGATTGACTCCTTGAAAAGCAAGATTTCCTTTTGAGATGGGCGGGAACTTCTTTTCATCTAAGCCAATATGTTTTTCATATATTTGTCAGTCAAAGAtacaaaagtttgacttaggacgacAAATCTATATTGATTAATCTTTTGATTGGAGGAAGTAGTAAATACATTTTGCATACATGGAGATATTGATATAAATGGATATACATATACCTTGAAATATGCCAAACTATCAAATAAATGTTTTATTGCAATTATAAATTGATAGATAAGAAAAAAGGGGTACAACTTATAAGTATGGAATAATATAAATAGTTTTATATGCTATTtcgtttatatatatttattgttTTCTAATTTGATATTTTTTGTTGTTGTCATAATTATTAGTGGTTAACAATTTTGTAAGTTTATTTAGAAAATGCCAAAATATTATATGCTTATTAGGATACTATGCAATTCAAACATTGTTGAAACAATGTTTCATTGAAATAAACAATATATAGATCTTTTTCTTATCCATTTTCAAGAAAACATACGAGATAACTGCAGCATCCAATATCCCAGGTATCAAATGCAGCACATCCTCCAACTCCGTTGGTGCAACCTATGTGTCAAATAAAAGGATTGCATGTTAAGGCATGAAATTTGCTAATGGATGTAGCAGTGAAACTAATAAGTCACTAAAAGCTAAACAAGTCAAATACCTGATATGCCTTGTACTTAATTATATCCTTTAGTCTATCAACAACGTAAAGGAAGCCATCCTCATCAAAATAGCATAGATCACCAGTTTTAAGCCAGCCATCAGAGTCAaatgcttgattgcttgttTCATCACCACCAACATATCCTATGATTGGTAAACAATACATTTTCATGGAACTAAAAGTGGCAACCATTAATTGCTTTGAGACTTGTAACAAAAAACTATTGATTTATATTACTCctttattttaattactatggtgATTGTTGTTGTTTGCTACGGAGTGCATCAATTGACAAATAATCTAACAGTAACAATTTTGTCTTACATTACTATTTTCTCTATGTTGAAATTAGTCTTTGTAATTTTGTTATGTGTACTATGTTATATTGGACCACTAAGTAGATATGAAATTGCACCATTAAATATATCTTAAGATATTCACCAAAAAAATTATATCTTAAGATAAGTGTTATTTTTCTTTTGATCACTCAATAATGTTGTGGGATGATCAAACAAACATTGTTAGATTTAGTATGATTGAGGAAATGCATGAACATGATCACCTTAGCATCTCATTGTTACTACTTGGAGACTTCCAATGAACTTTCACATTACTTATGAGACTTGTTGGAACAAAGATTATTCTtaaaaatgctcacaaaaagaagaaagatctcTATCAATTTAGTAGAATTTAGTCACCATTAATAATAATAGTCATTGAATATATTCTATTTTCTTAAAAATCATCAACCTCTACAATTATAACAAATAACATAATGTGAGCCCCGTAAATCTGCATGTAAATTATCTAACTCTGTTATTATAAAAGATGATATAATCTAACACCTACATTTTCCAAATTACTCTGCCACTATTATGATATATAATTAAGGTAACCCCAAATTTACATCTAAATTCCCTAATTCACTATTATTGTTAAAATTAAACTAAAAAACTCTCTTCAAATTTACATCCAAATCACCAACATCTGTTATTATGAAAACAATTTATCCACATTTTTGCTATATGATATAAAAACTTCTTAAATTGAACATATATgttatttccatcatgcatgcatgcatgagcaaTGAATATACATGTATATGTTGAATTAGgtaaacttatatattttgaataaatatgactTATTTGTATTGATAATATAATGCaccctatttttttttctaaaaatactACTTCAATGCCAATCTTAAGTGATGCGCCATCATAATAATTAAGAGTGCAGTCTAAGACATAAAATTcctatttttaataaaatataGAAGAGGTTTGAAATAAAAGGTATAATAAATACAACAACTTCAACGAACATGTGGATAAAAATTATAGCAACTACTGATATCaaagttcaaaattcaaaatctaGACCCATAACTTAACAAGATATGGGCCACAATAATATCCACCAAAATTTGAACTTTGCTTTCACCTAAATGCATACTGTAAACACACTCATGGCAATGTAAAGGGAGAAACATATGGGGAACAACATAGAGTTTTTTTATGACTTAAAAGCATAGAGTATATTGATAGCTTCACACAACTATTAGAGACTACAAAGTATATATAGTGGTATTACATTAGAAAATAACACATTTCAAGAGTGTGTGCGTGAATAGATAAGTAATGTTGATTTATTATTGTAGTTACTAAACATGAACGCCATATTTATCTCATGGCAGTCTACCAACTCATGAGATAAATACAACAACAAAattgttatatttatatttctatGAATGAtattaaaatattaaataagtTTTTCATGAGACAAATACAACATCCAATTATTATTTTAATACTCTTTCAATGTCTTCAGCAAGTTTATTTTCAATCTTACAATGATCGAGGTGCCTTGTCATTAATTTAGTTGTATAACTCTTGTTTGGACTTGGAAAAGGATGTTGTATTGTGGAATCTTCTTTTTATATCTTtttgtaataaaaaatattgGATATATAGGTAATATGTATAGAAGTAAATTGAGTTGTGATATAGTACCTAGCATGACACTTGGGCCTCGGATACATAATTCGCCTTGCTCATTGGTTGATAAGAGTTCACCACTAATAATGTCAACGACTTTGGCTTCAACACCGCTACATAGCCGACCTGCTGATCTTATACGATGAGATTCCTCACGATAGACCATGTTCGATATCACGCCACCCTCAGTTGAGCCTAGTGCCTGTAGCCCGTAAATAAAcccatcaaggccttgtttatccCGTCATGGagcatagataaaataaataagtaattatataatttatctgtaattaaaaaaaattgaatctagttagtttataattaaacaatatttatcaaatacaaataaaaatgctactgtatttatttgtaaaattttttgaactaaacatggcctaaagatataggccttgtttagttccaaaatattttgcaaaatatgaatagtactaatttcgtttgtatttgacaaatattgtccaatcatagactaactaggctcaaaagattcgtctcgtcaattccgaccaaactgtgtaattagtttttattttcgtctatatttaatactgcatgcatacgtctaaagattcgataagaatctgaaaaattttgcaaaattttttgggaactaaacaaggcctaggaagtGTATTATGGGTATATTATTTTGCTCGCTGGCCACGAGATCCTCGTGTGGTGTGATTGATGTTGACGGAccatttatttataattttatatAGGCAAAATTAATGGCATTGTCAGGCAGAGATGATTACCAAAAACAGCTCGATGTCGGGAAACCTTTCATGGAACGCCGACGCCGCGGCGGTGCTCAGCGGCGCGCCGCCGCAGACGATCCGAAGAAGATCCGGGAACCCCTCCGGGCCGACGCCGCCTCCTCCCCGCGCCATGGCCGCCACGACAGGCGGCGCGACGAACATCTGCGTGGCCCCGCACCTGGAGGCGGCGTCCAGcacggccgccgcgccgccgcgggtGGCGGTGACCACGACCGTGGTCTCGGCCATCAGCACCCCGCGCAGGAGCATGTGGAAGCCGTACGAGTGGAACATGGGCACGCCGAGGAGCGTGACGACCGCGGGGCCTCCGGGCGTCCGCCGCGTCGGCGGCGAGCGGTGCTGCAGCGCGGACGCGATGAGGCGGCTGTGCGACTGCGCCACGGCCTTGGTTCGCCCCGTCGTGCCCGACGAGTAGCCGATCGCCGCCACGTCGGACTGCCGCACCACCTCGACCGGCGTTGTCGGCACGGGCAcgcctgcggcggcggcggccccggccccaggtTCGTCGTCGTGGCCGTGGAGGAGGAACGACTGGAACCGCGGCGAGTCCAGCAGGATGACGGACACCTTCCCTGACGCGGCGGCGGGGAGTCTGCTGCCGACGGTCGCAGAGGTGGCGAAGACGACGGACGGGTCGCACAGGGCGACCGCGCGTGCGACGTCGGCGGGCGCGGACACCGGGCTGAGCGGCGAGACGACGGCGCCGAGGGAGAGCAGCGCGAGGTAGAGCACGGGGACGTCGAGGCTGGGCGGCGCGAGCACGAGCGCGACGTCGCCCTTGGCGAGGGCGACGCCGAGCGCGCCACCGCGCAGGGCCGCGGCGAGGGAGCGGACGCGGGCGAGGAGCGCCGGGAACGAGAGCGATGCGCCCGTGGACGCGTCGACGAAGGCCGGGTGCGCGGCCGGGAGCGGGGACGGGAGGCGCGACCAGGCGAAGGACGGGAAGGAGACCGCCGCGTCCTCCGGCGGCAGCGGGATCGGTGGGCGCAGGCTGCGGAACGTCCTCGTGCTCGGGCAGAAGCCGCTCTGCGGGTCCATGGATGGATGAcacgccgcgcgcgcgcgcgcttgCTGCTGCGGGTGTTGCTGGTGAGCACGCTCGCGGCTCGCTTCTACCGCGGCTAGATTACACACTTGGGCGCCGGTGAAATCGTG contains:
- the LOC8063048 gene encoding 4-coumarate--CoA ligase-like 7 gives rise to the protein MDPQSGFCPSTRTFRSLRPPIPLPPEDAAVSFPSFAWSRLPSPLPAAHPAFVDASTGASLSFPALLARVRSLAAALRGGALGVALAKGDVALVLAPPSLDVPVLYLALLSLGAVVSPLSPVSAPADVARAVALCDPSVVFATSATVGSRLPAAASGKVSVILLDSPRFQSFLLHGHDDEPGAGAAAAAGVPVPTTPVEVVRQSDVAAIGYSSGTTGRTKAVAQSHSRLIASALQHRSPPTRRTPGGPAVVTLLGVPMFHSYGFHMLLRGVLMAETTVVVTATRGGAAAVLDAASRCGATQMFVAPPVVAAMARGGGGVGPEGFPDLLRIVCGGAPLSTAAASAFHERFPDIELFLALGSTEGGVISNMVYREESHRIRSAGRLCSGVEAKVVDIISGELLSTNEQGELCIRGPSVMLGYVGGDETSNQAFDSDGWLKTGDLCYFDEDGFLYVVDRLKDIIKYKAYQVAPTELEDVLHLIPGILDAAVISYPDEEVGQIPMAFVVRQNGSKNLTEDQIMEFVAKQVAPYKKIRKVCFVDSIPRLPSGKLLRRELHKHMTLNSRL